A segment of the Chloroflexota bacterium genome:
AGCGCCGCGCTGCAGCGATTCTCGACCAGGCGCGGGTGGCTGGCCATCACCTTCGGCGGCATCTCCAGGGAGAGGTGCACGCGATCCCCAGGCTGCCAGCGACGGCGCAGCGCGGCGTAGCTACCCGGCGTACCCCGCACGTCTCCTTCGCCGTTCACCGAGATCGTCGCACCGTCGGCCCAGCCGGGCACGCGCAGGTACAGGGTGAACTCGATCGGTCGCGCCGGGAAGATCGACAGCCGCACATCGCCTTCCCACGGATAATGGGTGTCCTGCACGACCCGCAGCCCGGTCCCATCGGATAGCTGCCAGCGCAGCTCGCCGCGATCGTACAGATGAACCCAGAGGCCCTCCCGGCTGGTGCTGTAGAAATAGCCCGGCAGCGAGGCCAGCATACGCCCTACATTCGGCGGACAGCACGTGCAATCGTACCACGGCTGCCGCTCATAGGGCCCTCGACGCGCCCAGGGATACCAGGGATCGCCCTCGCCCTCGCCATCATAGCGCAGCGGGTTGACATAAAAATAGCGGGTGCCATCCAGGGAGACGCCGGACAGGAACCCATTGTACAACGCACGCTCCATAAGGTCCGCAAAACGGGTTTCGCCGTCCAACACGAGCATACGCCAGTTCCAAAAGATGTTGCCGATGGCCGCGCAGGTCTCCGCGTACGCGCGTGCGTTGGGGAGTTCGTAATCCCTCCCCAGGGATTCCCCCAGGTGACGCCCTCCGGCACCGCCCGTGATGTACACCTTAGCCCGGGTGAAATTCTCCCACTGTCGTTCCAACGAGGCGAGAAAGGCGCGATCTCCCGTCTCCGCGTAGTAGTCGGCACCGCCACAGCAGAAATAGAGAGCCCGCACCGCGTGACCTTCGATCTTCTGCAGCTCGGTGAAACGCGAGGCGTCCAGCAGATGTCGGGCCAGATCAAGATAGCGCTCCCGCCCCGTCTCCCGATATAGCTCCACCAGGGCCATCTCGATCTCCGGATGACCGGAGAAGGCGCCCTCGATGGAGGGGATCACCTGGCACAGATGGTCGGCAAACCGCAACGCACAGTCCAACAGCTCGCTCTCACCGGTCGCCCGATGGTGTGCGATCGCCGCCTGAAACAGATGCCCCGCGCAATACAGCTCGTGGTCCGTATCGAAGCGGGTATATCGCTGTTCATATCGCTCGTCGACGTAGTAGGTGTTGAGGTAACCGTCCGGCCGCTGCGCGGGGAGGACGGCCTCGATCGCCTGGTCCAGCAGGTGTCGGATCTCGGGGGCCTCCTCCGACTGGAGGACGAAGGCAGCCGCCTCCATCCACTTATACAGGTCGCTGTCGGTGAAGAGGAAGCCGCGCCGGGGCACATCCTTCGCCCCGTACACGCGTCGGAAGTTATCCACAACCCCATGCTCCTCCAGCAGGCGATAGAGCTGGGGAAGGCCAGCCCGAACGTTCGCCTCCAAACGCGGACTCCAGAACCCATCCCGCAGACGGACGGCGCCCGGGGGGACGGGGTTCAGCCGGGCATACGGAGAGGCGGTCGTGTCCACCACGCCGCGCGTATGGATAGGGGGAATCACAGACATTCACATACCCTCCATGAAAGCGCTGGAACGCCGGTGCCAATGGCTCATCGCCGTCATTATAGCACACGCGCTTGCCATGAGATGCCCGGAGCGAGCGAGGCCGCAGGCAACGAAAAAGGCGGCAGGGGTTCCTGCCGCCTGAGGAGAGGCGAAGGCTTGCTCCACCTCCATACATAAGGGGATACGGTAGGGCGGTCAGCAGGTGGAGAGGATCCGGCAACGACGTGCCCACCGTGGGGGTCGAAGAAGGGAACACAGCTCCGTCTCACGCTCCTGTTCGGGCAATAGCCGGTCAAGCTGGCCGGCGAATTGCTCCAGGGAGGAGGCCTGAATGGCGGAAACCGTCGCGTACTCCTCGTCCGTCAGATCGAAACGAAGCAAGGCCTCCGGCGTCTGGCTCAGAAGCTGCTGGGCGAAGTCGCGGTCCACCAAAGCCCGCCCGACGATAGCTTGCAGCGTCTCCCAGGTCATGTTGGTCCTCCACAAAGACATTCCTCTTCCAAACGATCATCAAGTTCTCCCTCCATCTTGTCTGTCAACCCTGGTCGATTTCCAAAGCCCCACCCGCCCAGCGTGAACGCTTCGTTAACCGCGAAGGCTATACCATAAAGATCACGACGGACGCTGGCTTTCACGACCGTCCGTCGTCTCGCGATCACAAAGTATCAGCCTGACTATGCAGGCTCTTTTCGCCACAAGGCGTCAGTTGACGCATGCATATGTTTGTACAGAAACCAGAACGCCCCGGCCGCGATCACCACATCCCCCACGCTGAAAACTCCGCTGATGGGCGCCGGTGGGGGGATCACGAAGACGTCGGAGAGCCACCACAGCCTGGTCGCATCTCGCGGCAACAGGATGTCCTTGGTGTTGAGCACTCGCGCCCCGGGCTGCTCACCCAGGATCAGGTGTGCGAGCCCGCTTTGAGTTAGGGCCTCCCGGGTGATGGGCATATACCCGCCGTTCGCGATCATGACGGTGAAGTTCAAGGCCAGGCCCAAAGCGATAAGCTTCATACCGGGAAGACGCCGGTTCACCCACATGAGTGGGATCAGCAGTCCGTAGGAGATCACCATCACCAGCGCGCGGATGCTCAGCAGGCCCTCCGCATGCGGCGCTGGATGGTAGATCAGATAAGCCTGTGCGGCGAAGACGAGCGGCGCCAGCCACGCCCAACGGATCGAGACGTGAGCCAGCCGCTCGGGACGTCCGCCTGTCACCAGGCTCACCACGAAAGCGACGACGACCGCAAAGAGTAGGATCATGCGCTACCCAGGCCAGATGCGAAATAGACAAGATGCAAGGGGCCGGCCATAGGCCAGCCCCTCGCTCTGCGAAACAGCCCCCATGTTGGCAACAACGAATCAGCGACTCAACACGGATTGCAAGAGCTGCTACCGCCGAAGGCAGACGGCGCTCCGCTGGCGGCGACCAACGACAGGATCGTGATCAACACCCAAACCACCTTCCAGTACAAGCCTTTCATCGGACTGCCTCCCATCAGGATTGTGTGAGCCGTCGGGTCACGTAGTTCAGCCTCATTGTTTCCCGGTGGACTCACCAATCGCTGACGGGTTCCCAATATACCGGCAAGAGGTATCTCGTCCGGCGGCATACCCAAAGAGGAAGTTTCCCTTGAAAAACTGCGCCCCCAAAGCTCTCCGCCGAATTTCCACCGAGAAAGACACCCTATCGTCGCCCCGGCAGGGTTGCAGGATCCATGGGGACAGGTATACTGAGGGCGCGCGATCGGAGTGAGATCCCTTTTCACCAGGAGCGTCCCATGAAAAGAGCGACACGAGATATCCTGTACTTTGAGATCGGGGCCGACAACGCGCCCACGCTGCGCGTGCAGCCGGGCGAGGTATTTGAGGTGGAGACGCAACTCAACCGGGGGCCCTGGCTGGACACACATCCAGATGGGGAACGACTGCGAGAGCAGCTATACGGCGGCAATCCCTCCAGTGGCTGTATCTATGTGGAGGGCGCCCAACCGGGGCAGATGCTCACGGTCCACATCGGTGAGATCGATCTGGACCCGATGGGGTTCACCAGCTTCAGCGGGAGCACCGGGGCCATGCCCGCCTGGCTGGGCGGCTCCGGCGTCGGCGCTCATCACCGCATTGTGGAGATTCGGGACGGGTTCGTCCATTGGGACGAGCGGATTCGATTCCCCGTCGCCCCCATGATCGGGTTCGTCGGCGTGGCTCCGGCCCGCGAGCGCTATCACAACGGCTGGGGCGGGTATTGGGGGGGCAACTTCGACGTACAGGAGATCACTACCGGCGCGGCCGTGCAGCTTGCGGTACACGTCCCGGGAGCACTGCTGCACATCGGCGACATGCACGCCCTCCAGGGCGATGGGGAGATCTGCGGCGCGGGCGGGATCGAGGCCAGCGGCCGCGTGCGGATCCGCTGCGAGCTCTCGGAGAAGCCGCCGTCCATGTTCTGGCCGCGCATCATCGACGAAACCCACATCATGACGGCGGCGATGGCCCGGCCAGCTGAGGACGCGTTCCGCCACGCCCTGGAGGCCATGGTGCTCTGGCTGGAGGAATCATACGGCTTCACGCGCGGGGACGCCTATCTCTTCCTGGGCCAGGTGCTGGAGGCGCGCTGTACCCAGTTCGTCAATCCCACATTCACCTACATCGCCAAAGTGCCGCGACGCTACCTGGAGTAAGGGACGCCGCGGCGACGCGAGCGAAGCGGAGATCGGGAAGCGAGGTAAGGGGCGCTCTCCTCAATCGACCCTACTCCAGATCCTCCCGGTAGGAGCACATATTTATGGAGGTGATGATGTCTCGGGTGTGCATCGCGGCCGCGCAGGTGGCGCCGGCCTATCTGGATCTGGAAGCCTCCCTGGCCACCGCCGATCGGTGGATCGCCGAGGCCGGCAAACAGGGCGTGCAGCTGCTAGTCTTCCCCGAGACCTGGCTGCCGGGCTATCCCTTCTGGCTGGATGTCAGCCCGGAGATGGGGCTATGGGATTACGCGCCCACCAAAGCCGTGTTCCGCCGCCTGTTTGAAAACAGCGTAGACGTCCCCGGCCCGGTCACCGAGCGGCTGGGGAAGGCGGCTCGCCGCGCCGGGCTGAACCTGGTGATGGGGATCAACGAGCGCGACGGTGGTACGCTTTATAACACGATCCTCTACTTCTCGGAGGATGGCGAGCTGCTGGGCAAGCATCGCAAGTTGATCCCCACCTACACCGAGCGGCTGGTGTGGGGACGGGGTGACGGCAGCACGTTAACCGTCGTGGACACGCCGGTGGGGCGCGTCGGTGGGCTGGTGTGCTGGGAACATTGGATGCCACTGGCGCGTCAGGCCATGCATGACCAGAGGGAGACCTTCCATGCCGCGCTGTGGCCAACGGTCAGGGAGATCCTGTTGGTGGCCTCCCGCGCCTACGCCTTCGAGGGGCGTTGTTTCGTGGTGGCCGCGGGCTCGGTGCTGCGCCGCGAGCACCTGCCCACCGGGCTGGCGTTGCTGGACAGCCTGGAGGGCGACGGCCCATGGATGCGAGGCGGCTCGGCCATTATCGGGCCGGATGGGGCCGTCATCGCCGGCCCGGCCGGGGAGGAGGAGACCTTGCTGACCGCAGAGATCGATCCCGGCCGCATCCTGGAGGAACTGATGACGCTAGACGTCAGCGGCCACTACGCCCGACCGGACGTGTTCACCCTGTACGTCCACAGCGACCCACAGACGCCGGCCGGGTAGCGTCCTCACGACCTTTCGCCCTCATCCTCTTCGATCAGGCCTACGTCCACCCGTACTCGTAGCATGTCTCATACATGGCGACGATGTTCTCCGGCGGGCTCACGGCCTGGATGTTGTGACACGGCGCCAGGATATATCCGCCGCCCTCGCCCAGGATCCGCAGGTTATCCAGCACCTCCTGCCGCACCTCCTCCACCGTGCCAAAGGGCAGCGTATACTGATTGTCCATGGCGCCGTGGAACACGAGCTTGTCCCCAAAGTCCCGCTTCAGCCCCTCCCGATCCATCCCCTTGGCCCGCCACTGGATCGGATTGAGGATGTCGATCCCCGCCTCGATCATGTCCGGGATGATGCGCCGGCAGTTGCCGTCATTGTGATGGAAGACGAACGCCCCCGCCTCATGTACCAGGTCGATCATGCGCTTCATGCGCGGGATCAGGAACTCATGGATCTGGGCCGGGGAGAACATCAGGTCATCCTGTCCCCCCATGTCCTCGGCCACATAGCTCAGCATCACCTGACCGGGGATCTGCTCGAAAATGCGACGGGTGTTCTCGTAGGCCAGGTCGAAGAGCTTGTCCAGGCAGTAGTGGACCATCTCCGGGTTGAGCACCAGATCCATAAACGCCAGCTCCTGGCCGCGCAGGTCTTTGTAAATGAGGAACGGCTCCGAGCCACCCCCGCGGATGGGATACATCTCGTTCCCTTTCACCTGCTCCGGGATATCGGAGTAGTCCCACCAGTCCGGATCAGGCCAGGTGTAATTGCGCTCGATCTCCTCCACTGAACGATATTGGGCGAGGGGGTGATAGACGCACTCCCGATACACCCCGGTGCCGTAGTCCACATCCTGGTAGCCGCAGCCGAAGACATCGTACCCTTCGGGGATCGGCGGGCCGACATAGCGCGGGGACACGGAAACGACGAAGTCCACGTGTAGCTTCTGCAACATCTCCCGCTCGCTGCTGCAGCCGAGATGCTTCATCAGCTTGGCCGTGGCCTCCGGAGTGGCCCAGTAATCCATGGGCACCCGATCCGGCTGCTGGCGGGTGAGCACGGCCAGCCACCGCTCGCGAGGGGTCATCGTCTCTTTGGGCATGTCTCGTCTCTCCTTCTGATCCCAACCCGCATGACACTTGGCCTTCAGATCAGGTCGCGCACCAGCTCGCCCACCCGTTTCACCCGGCGGATATCCCCATCCGGAGGGATCTCATCGGAGATCCCCAGCACCAGCCGGGGATAGAACAGGTCGACCAGCTGTTGGACGCAGCGTATCAGCACATCCTCGGGGTACGAGGGCAGGAAATACACGGCCGGGATGCCATCCAGCAACACCAGCGGCCCCAACGCCTCCTTGATCTCCTCGATGGTCACGTCGCCCTGAGGCTTTGGCGTGGCCGCCTCGATGCCATCCCATGGACAGGCCCGCAGGTAGGGCAGCAACGGCTTCATAGCCCCGTCGACGTGGATATGGACGAACTTGCCCGCCTCGTGGAGCTGCTCCACCCTACGTCGGTAATACGGGATAAGATGCTCGTTCCAGATGGGCGGTGGGTCCATATGGGCGTCGATGTTCTCGCCCAAGTTGAGGATAGGGGCCGGGCACGTGCAAAGGAGCTGATAGAGAGCGTCATCCGCCTTGCTTGCCACCTCCATGTAATGCGCGATCTTCTCCGGGCAGTCGTGCATGGCGTAGATGGTGTTCTCAAATCCCATATGCTCGATGAACAGGCCCTGCAGGGGCGAGCGACGAAAATAGAATTGGGGAGCGCCGCGCGTCCCGATCCGCTCCAGGTCGGCCTGATAGGTCTCCTCGTCCCACCACCATTCCTCATCCTGCACGATGTACTCCAATACGCGCAGGTCGTCGACACCCTTTACCTTGTACTCATCATGGTAGGCGGAGATCCCCCACGCGTCGTAACGGAGGACCTCCCGCAGCGTCCCCACGGGGGTCTCCCAATATCGCGCGATTCGCTTCTCATCCAATTGCTCCTCGCGCACGCACACCTTGTGGTAGCGCACCCGCAATGGAGAGGTGAAATAGCGCACCGAGGCCAGGCAGTCATCGTAAACGTCCAGCAGGCTGGCGTCCCTGTACTCGGGCGGAAGCGTCCCCCGCTTGCGATTCACGCGATACCAGAACTCGATCCGGGGCTGCCACAACACACCCCCCGGATCCTCTCCACGAAAGACGGCCAGGTTCATCCCACACCAGTTGGGGATCCCCTCACGCGAATACGGCATCCTTCTCCTCCTCTTTGCCCTGACGGCCGAGCCTCACATCGCTATGATACTCGCTGGCAACGGGAATGTCCAGCATAGACGAGAGAGGCCGCCTCCTAATTTGACGTCAGCACGCCCTCCGTCTATAATCCAGGACTAGACTGACCAGTCAGTTTAGAAGGGCCGCGAAAAGGAGCAAGGTGATGAACACGACGCAACTGGTCGCTCTCCTGATCATCTCCGTCATCCTGGGCGCGATCTACGGCTACCTGGCGGGCGTAATCGGCAAGAAAAGACGCCCGTACGGCCTGGCCGGGGATCTCCTCATAGGGATCGCCTGCCAGGCTATCGTCAGCATCACCCTCTTCTGGCTCGTGCCGAAGATGGGGTTCACCGCCCCGATCTGGCGATGGCTTTCGGCCCTTGGCGACACCAGCGTCGTGACGATCTTCGTCCTATGGCTGGCCCGCCGCATACAGGAAGGATAACCCAGGAGCCTCGGAGAGCCCGTTTCACCATACCACACGACCAAGGAGCAGAGAAGCGGATGGCGCTGTCCCGGATGAACAGGACGGAGGATCGGCGGGCACAGATCTTGCAGGCCGCCATGGTATGCTTTGCCCGCCACGGCTATCACCGCACGACGATGGACGAGATCGTGCGGGAGAGCGGACTGAGCAAGGGGAGCTTATACTGGTACTTCAAGAGCAAAAAGGAGCTGTTCCTCTCCATCATCGACGCGTGGATCTCGGGGATCAACCAGACGCTCCAGGAGCTCTCCCAGATGGAGGAGATGACGTGGGCCGATCGGCTGCGGCGCGCGGCCGAGCTGATCGCCGAGGATATCGCCAAACAGCGCGACTTCGCCTCGCTCACGCTGGAGTTCTGGGCGCAGATGCAGCAGGACGAGCAGGTGAGAGAGCGCATGGTTCGCATCTATCAGGAGACCGTGGACGTGCTACAGCGCTTCATCGCCGCGGGCATTCAGGCGGGGGAGTTCCACCCGACCGACCCGCGGGCGGCGGCCGCGGTGCTCATCGCCGCGTTCGACGGGATGATGCTCCAATGGTCCATGATGCCGGATCAGCTCCACTGGCCCGATCTCAGCCATATGATCATGGACATCTTCCTCCACGGACTGGAAGCGCGTTGAAGCCATGACACCCTTCGACACGGATCTGGCGATCCAGGCGGTGGAGCTGACGAAGACGTTCGGCGACGTGACGGCGGTGGACGGTCTGAACCTGGCCATCCGCCCCGGGGAGATCTTCGGGCTCATCGGCCCGGACGGCGCCGGCAAGACCACGACGATCCGCCTGCTGGCGGCTGTGATGGTGCCCAGCAGCGGCCAGGCCCTCGTGGGCGGCTTCGACACCGTGCGGCAGGCGGAGGACATACGCAAGATCATCGGCTATATGCCCCAACACTTCAGCCTCTACGGCGATCTGACGGTGCTGGAGAACCTGAACTTCTTCGCCGACGTGTTCGGCGTCCGCGGCTCAGAGCGCCGTGCGCAGATCGACCGGCTCCTGGCCTTCGCCCGCCTGGAGGAGTTCACCGACCGCCGCGCCGCGCACCTCTCCGGCGGGATGCAGAAGAAGCTGGCCCTGGCCTGCGCGTTGATCCATCGCCCGCGCATCCTGTTCCTGGACGAGCCCACCACCGGCGTCGACCCCATCTCCCGCCGCGAGTTTTGGGACATCCTGTCCGATCTACACGTGCAGGGCGTGACCCTCTTCGTCAGCACGCCGTACATGGACGAGGCGGAGCATTGCTCGCGCGTGGGGTTGATGTTCCGGGGGCAGATCATCGAACGGGGCACGCCGGACGAGATCAAGGCGCTGGTGCCGGGGCAGTTGTTGGCGGTATGGACCCGGGACCTGCTCCGGGCCCGGCGGGTGGTCGCCGCCCTGGAGGGCGTCTACGAGGTGCAAACCTACGGCGATCTGCTGCACGTCTTCGTGGACGACGCCGAAAAACGGCAGCCGGAGGTGGAGGCTGCCTTGAGGGGCGCCGACGTGCCCTTCGAGCAGATCCGGCGCAGCATCCCGCGCATGGAAGAGGCGTTCATCTCCCTGATCCGCAGGCAGTTAGAGGGCGAACGTGGACCTACACAAAGTTCGGGCAGTCGTCCGTAAAGAGTGGATCCATATCACGCGCGATCCCCGCACCTTCTTTCTGGTGACCATATCGCCGGTGTTCCTGCTGATCGTGCTGGGGTACGCCTTCTCCGTCGACGTGAAGAACGTGGCCGTGGCCGTGATGGACTACGACCGGACGGCCCTCTCCCGGGCGTACGCCCTGGGAATCGATAACAGCGCAGAGCTGGATGTCTGCTGCTACTTGGATCGCTGGGAGGAGATTCAGCCGCTGCTGGAGCGATCGAGGGCGCGTGCCGTGGTCATCATCCCGCCGGGGTTCGCGAAGGAACTCATGGCGGGGAGGCCGCCCGCCTTGCAGATCATCGTGGACGGCACGGATCCGAATACGGGACAGCACGCGATCACCTATCTTGGGGGATACACCGGCGCCTTCGTGGCCGACCAAATCGCAAACGCCCTGGCCCCGGGCGGCCCCGACATCCCGTTGCCACGGATCGAGTTGCAGGTGCGCACCTGGTACAATCCGGCGTTCAAATCGGTGATCGGGATGGTGCCGGGCCTGATCGCCATCGTGCTGACCATGCCCGCCATGTCGATCACCCTGTCCCTGGCCCGGGAGCGGGAATGGGGAACGTTGGAGCAGCTCATCTCCACGCCGCTACGGCGGTCGGAATTGCTGATCGGCAAGCTGCTTCCCTACGTGCTCAGCGGCCTGATCGGGGTGGTTCTGTGCACTCTGGTGGGGATGCAGCTCTTCGGCGTGCCGTTCCGGGGGAGCTTTCCCCTGTTCATGCTCCTCTCGGCGGACTTCTTCCTCGCCAGCCTGGGCCTGGGGCTGCTGATGGCGATCTTCATCGGCAATCAGCAATTGGCGATGATCGTGTCCCTGCTGGTATTCCTCTTTCCCGG
Coding sequences within it:
- a CDS encoding carbon-nitrogen hydrolase family protein, which translates into the protein MSRVCIAAAQVAPAYLDLEASLATADRWIAEAGKQGVQLLVFPETWLPGYPFWLDVSPEMGLWDYAPTKAVFRRLFENSVDVPGPVTERLGKAARRAGLNLVMGINERDGGTLYNTILYFSEDGELLGKHRKLIPTYTERLVWGRGDGSTLTVVDTPVGRVGGLVCWEHWMPLARQAMHDQRETFHAALWPTVREILLVASRAYAFEGRCFVVAAGSVLRREHLPTGLALLDSLEGDGPWMRGGSAIIGPDGAVIAGPAGEEETLLTAEIDPGRILEELMTLDVSGHYARPDVFTLYVHSDPQTPAG
- a CDS encoding ABC transporter ATP-binding protein; translated protein: MTPFDTDLAIQAVELTKTFGDVTAVDGLNLAIRPGEIFGLIGPDGAGKTTTIRLLAAVMVPSSGQALVGGFDTVRQAEDIRKIIGYMPQHFSLYGDLTVLENLNFFADVFGVRGSERRAQIDRLLAFARLEEFTDRRAAHLSGGMQKKLALACALIHRPRILFLDEPTTGVDPISRREFWDILSDLHVQGVTLFVSTPYMDEAEHCSRVGLMFRGQIIERGTPDEIKALVPGQLLAVWTRDLLRARRVVAALEGVYEVQTYGDLLHVFVDDAEKRQPEVEAALRGADVPFEQIRRSIPRMEEAFISLIRRQLEGERGPTQSSGSRP
- a CDS encoding uroporphyrinogen-III decarboxylase-like protein, whose product is MPKETMTPRERWLAVLTRQQPDRVPMDYWATPEATAKLMKHLGCSSEREMLQKLHVDFVVSVSPRYVGPPIPEGYDVFGCGYQDVDYGTGVYRECVYHPLAQYRSVEEIERNYTWPDPDWWDYSDIPEQVKGNEMYPIRGGGSEPFLIYKDLRGQELAFMDLVLNPEMVHYCLDKLFDLAYENTRRIFEQIPGQVMLSYVAEDMGGQDDLMFSPAQIHEFLIPRMKRMIDLVHEAGAFVFHHNDGNCRRIIPDMIEAGIDILNPIQWRAKGMDREGLKRDFGDKLVFHGAMDNQYTLPFGTVEEVRQEVLDNLRILGEGGGYILAPCHNIQAVSPPENIVAMYETCYEYGWT
- a CDS encoding acetamidase, whose product is MKRATRDILYFEIGADNAPTLRVQPGEVFEVETQLNRGPWLDTHPDGERLREQLYGGNPSSGCIYVEGAQPGQMLTVHIGEIDLDPMGFTSFSGSTGAMPAWLGGSGVGAHHRIVEIRDGFVHWDERIRFPVAPMIGFVGVAPARERYHNGWGGYWGGNFDVQEITTGAAVQLAVHVPGALLHIGDMHALQGDGEICGAGGIEASGRVRIRCELSEKPPSMFWPRIIDETHIMTAAMARPAEDAFRHALEAMVLWLEESYGFTRGDAYLFLGQVLEARCTQFVNPTFTYIAKVPRRYLE
- a CDS encoding glycoside hydrolase family 127 protein — translated: MSVIPPIHTRGVVDTTASPYARLNPVPPGAVRLRDGFWSPRLEANVRAGLPQLYRLLEEHGVVDNFRRVYGAKDVPRRGFLFTDSDLYKWMEAAAFVLQSEEAPEIRHLLDQAIEAVLPAQRPDGYLNTYYVDERYEQRYTRFDTDHELYCAGHLFQAAIAHHRATGESELLDCALRFADHLCQVIPSIEGAFSGHPEIEMALVELYRETGRERYLDLARHLLDASRFTELQKIEGHAVRALYFCCGGADYYAETGDRAFLASLERQWENFTRAKVYITGGAGGRHLGESLGRDYELPNARAYAETCAAIGNIFWNWRMLVLDGETRFADLMERALYNGFLSGVSLDGTRYFYVNPLRYDGEGEGDPWYPWARRGPYERQPWYDCTCCPPNVGRMLASLPGYFYSTSREGLWVHLYDRGELRWQLSDGTGLRVVQDTHYPWEGDVRLSIFPARPIEFTLYLRVPGWADGATISVNGEGDVRGTPGSYAALRRRWQPGDRVHLSLEMPPKVMASHPRLVENRCSAALQRGPIVYCWEAHDNPGVSVLDALLDARGEIVVEHRPELLGGVTRLIAQGALPEEEDQKLYRPWAPRRTSLRPATLTAIPYYAWNHRGACAMTVWMQVLP
- a CDS encoding ABC transporter permease, yielding MDLHKVRAVVRKEWIHITRDPRTFFLVTISPVFLLIVLGYAFSVDVKNVAVAVMDYDRTALSRAYALGIDNSAELDVCCYLDRWEEIQPLLERSRARAVVIIPPGFAKELMAGRPPALQIIVDGTDPNTGQHAITYLGGYTGAFVADQIANALAPGGPDIPLPRIELQVRTWYNPAFKSVIGMVPGLIAIVLTMPAMSITLSLAREREWGTLEQLISTPLRRSELLIGKLLPYVLSGLIGVVLCTLVGMQLFGVPFRGSFPLFMLLSADFFLASLGLGLLMAIFIGNQQLAMIVSLLVFLFPGFFLSGLIFPISAMPPEMRLEAYSVPTTHYVTISRSIFLKGAGLDILWPYALALLIMGSGLSFLTVLLFRKRL
- a CDS encoding DUF5317 domain-containing protein — its product is MILLFAVVVAFVVSLVTGGRPERLAHVSIRWAWLAPLVFAAQAYLIYHPAPHAEGLLSIRALVMVISYGLLIPLMWVNRRLPGMKLIALGLALNFTVMIANGGYMPITREALTQSGLAHLILGEQPGARVLNTKDILLPRDATRLWWLSDVFVIPPPAPISGVFSVGDVVIAAGAFWFLYKHMHASTDALWRKEPA
- a CDS encoding TetR/AcrR family transcriptional regulator, producing MNRTEDRRAQILQAAMVCFARHGYHRTTMDEIVRESGLSKGSLYWYFKSKKELFLSIIDAWISGINQTLQELSQMEEMTWADRLRRAAELIAEDIAKQRDFASLTLEFWAQMQQDEQVRERMVRIYQETVDVLQRFIAAGIQAGEFHPTDPRAAAAVLIAAFDGMMLQWSMMPDQLHWPDLSHMIMDIFLHGLEAR